TCCCTGGTCGGCGCGCCCCGGCGCGTCCAGGTCGGCGCGCCCGACAGACAGGAGGCCCGCGGATGCCCGCGAAGCGCACCCCGAAGAAGTCCCGTAAGCCGTCCCCGCTGGGGTTGCCCCCGACCGATGCCGACGCGCTCGCCGTGTCCCCGTCGACACCGGTGACCCTGCCCGCGGCTGGTTCCATCGGTCCGGCTGTGCCGGCGTTACCCGGTTCACCCGGTCCGGCTGTGCCGGCGTTGCCCGGTTCACCCGGTCCGGCTGTGCCGGCGTTGCCCGGTTCAGTCGGTCCGGTTGTGTCGGCGTCGGCTGGTCCGGGGTTGGCCGGTTCGGTATCGGCCGGTTCGGGGTTGGCTGGTTCGGGGTTAGCTGGTTCGGGGTTGGCTGGTTCGGGGTTGGCTGGTTCGGAGTCGGCTCGCCCAGCGCCGCCGAAGGCCGGCCCGCCCGCCGGCCGCGATGCTCGGCTGTCCGGCCACAGCCAGCGGTCAGGCCAAAACCGTTTCTACGCCTTCCGGCGTAGCTGACCGCCGACCGTCCCCGGCTCCCGTGCGTCCCGTATGCGCCACAGATCTTGGAAGCTCCCGGCCCCTCCAGGGGCCCTCCCCTTCCAAGATCTTCAATCCACCCCGTTGATCATGAAGTTGGCGGCGACAAAAGGGATGGAGAGGGGCCGCCAACTTCATGATCACCGCCGAACCGGCGCTCGGGCGGTCGCCGGGGCGTTCTCCCGGCCGTGATCAAGGATTTTGCGTCGGATTTCCGCCTTCACGACCACGCGAACTCCTTGATCAATCACCCGCCCCGGCCAGCACCGTGGACCCCGACGCGCCATCCACAGATGGCTCTCGCCCTTCTGTGGCTGTCTCTCGATCTTGGACTTGGGGTGCCAATAAGTGTCACTTTTGTTCTGATATTGGAGGTGCCACAAGTCGAAGATCGACGCCAGCACGCGGGACCTCGGCGGGGGAGAGGGGACCTGGAGGGGCATATGGAGGTGTTGCGGCTTTCGGTGTGTGTCGGAGGGCTTGTTCGCCGTGCGGGAGCGCGGCGGGTGGCTCCACTCGGCGATCACGAGCCGGACCGGGCTGGGCTGGACCAAGCCGGGTTGAGGGGGTGGTCGGGTCAGCCGATCAGGGGGCGGAAGGTGCCGAGCAGCACGCTTACCGTCAGGGCCGCGCCGGCCAGCAGCGCCGCCCCGGCGATCAACAGCCCGTCGGCCCGGGTGAAGAGCTGTCGGCGGGCGACCGTACGCGGGGTGCCGGCGTCGAAGCCCCGCGCGTCCATCGCCACCGCCAGCCGGGTGCCCCGCCGGATCGCGCCGACCAACAGCGTGAACGCGGTGGACGCGAAGAGCCGCAGCTTGGCCACCGGGTTGCGGCCGGCGTCCACGCCCCGCGCCCGACGAGCCATGCTGATCATGCGCCACTCCTGTTCGAGCAGCGGCACCAGCCGGAACGCGGCAAGCGCGCCGATGGCGAACCGGGCCGGGGCCTTGGCGTTCTGGATCAGCGCGTCGGCCAGGTCGGTCGGGTCGGTGGTGGCGAACACGATGATCCCGGGCAGCGCCACCGCGAGCATCCGCAGCACCAGCCCGAGCGCGGTGACCAGCACGCCCTCGGTGACCAGCACCGGGCCGGCCTCGACGAGCACCCGACCGGACCGGTCGGCGGCGAAGAGCACAAGTGTGACCAGGATGCCGGCGGCGGCGGCCAGCAGCGGCCACGCCCGCCGGGCCAGCACCCGGTAGCGGACGCCGAACAGCGGCAGCGCGGCCAGCTCGACGGCGATGGCGATGGCCGGCGCGACCGGATCCAGGGTCGCCACCAGCACGATGGTGAACACCATCGCGGCGGCCAGCTTCGCCACCGGGTTGCGCCGGGCCAGCGGGGCGCCCGGCGTCGCCACCGGTTCCAGGCTGATCACGGCGCATCCGCCCCTCGGTTCGGCGGTGACGGCGGCAGCCCCGGCCCGGGACTGCTCGGCTGGGCGGATCCGGCCGGGTGGCTCGGCTGGGCGGATCCGGCCGGGTGGCTCGGCTGGGCGGATCCGGCCGGGTGGCTCGGCTGGGCGGACCCGGAAGGGTGGCTCGGCTGGGCGGATCCGGCCGGGTGGCTCGGCTGGGCGGATCCGGGAGGGTGTCCCGGCTGGGCGGTCCTGGAAGGATGAATCGGCTGGGTGGCCCCGGAAGGGTGGCTCGGCGCGGGGGACACGGTCGGGTGGTCCAGGGTGAGCGTCCGGTCGGCCAGCGCGGCCACGAAGTCCGCGTCGTGGGTCACCGTGACGATGCCGTGGCCGGCGTCGCGCAGCTCGGCCAGCAGGTCGACCAGCTCCAGCCACGTCCGCCGGTCCTGGCCGAACGTGGGCTCGTCACAGATCAGCAGGCGGGGCGCGGTGGCCAGGGCGGTCGCCACGCTCAGCCGCCGCGCCTCGCCGCCGGAGAGGGTGTACGGGTTGGCGCCGGCGAGCCGGTCCAGCCGCAGCCGGTGCAGCAGCGCGTCCACGGTGGCGGTGACCTCCGCATCGGTCCGGCCGGTCCGGCGCGGCCCGAGGGCCAGTTCGTCGCGGACGGTGCCGGTGACGAACTGGTGCTCGGGGTCCTGGAAGACCGAGCCGATCCGCCCGGCCAGCGCGGGTGCCCGCCACCGGTGCGGGGAAGTACGCGCGTCCCGGCCGGCAAGTGCGGCGGAGGCGGTGACCGTGCCGGCGCCGGGGCGGGTCAGGCCGCCGAGGAGCAGCGCCAGCGTGGACTTGCCGACGCCGTTGGGGCCGAGCACGGCGAGCGCCTCGCCGGCGCGTACCCGAAGGTCGGTGGGGGCCAGCCGGGGCGGCAGGCCGAGCCGGTCGGCGGTGAGCAGCACGTCCCCGGGTGGTGTGGTGGCGTGTCGCGGCGGCGTGGTGTGCCCGGGGACCCAGACCCCGGCGGCGGCCAGCGCCTCGCCGTGCGCGGCGAACACCGCCTCGGGTGGGCCGTCGGCCCGCACCCCGCCACCGGGTTCCAGCACCACCACCCGGTCGATCAGCGGCAGCGCCTCGGTGACCCGGTGCTCGACCAGGATCAGTGTGGTGTCCGGGTCGACGGCGTCGGCGACGGCGCGGCGGATCAGCGCGGCGCCGGCCGGGTCGAGGTTGGCGGTGGGTTCGTCGAGCAGCAGCAGCCCGGGCCGCAGCGCGAGCGCCCCGGCGAGGGCGAGCCGTTGCTGTTCGCCGCCGCTGAGCGCGGCGGTGGGGCGGTCCCGGTGGTAGGGGAAGCCGACCCGGCGCAGCGCCTCGTCGACCCGGGGCCAGATCTCCTCGGCGGGCACGCCCCGGTTCTCCAGCCCGAACGCGACGTCGTCGCCGGAGCGGGCCATC
The genomic region above belongs to Micromonospora sp. WMMD1128 and contains:
- a CDS encoding energy-coupling factor transporter transmembrane component T, whose product is MISLEPVATPGAPLARRNPVAKLAAAMVFTIVLVATLDPVAPAIAIAVELAALPLFGVRYRVLARRAWPLLAAAAGILVTLVLFAADRSGRVLVEAGPVLVTEGVLVTALGLVLRMLAVALPGIIVFATTDPTDLADALIQNAKAPARFAIGALAAFRLVPLLEQEWRMISMARRARGVDAGRNPVAKLRLFASTAFTLLVGAIRRGTRLAVAMDARGFDAGTPRTVARRQLFTRADGLLIAGAALLAGAALTVSVLLGTFRPLIG